The Nitrosarchaeum sp. genomic sequence GTAATTCTTCCGGAAGAATTTTTCCTGTTGGATTATTTGGATAATTTAGTATGATCATTTTTGTGTTATTGTTGATAACTTTTTGAATTTGTTCAATTGTTGGTTCCCACTTTCCTTCCAAAGTGGTGGTAATGGTTCTTACTTTAATTCCAGAATTTAATGCACACTCTTTGTATGCTGGCCATGAAGGTTCAATCACAATTAATTCATCTCCTGGATTTAGCAAAGTGCTAATCGCGGTATAAATTGAAAAGCGAGCTCCCGGACTAACCATTATGTTATCCTGCGAAACTACAACTCCAAATTTCTCAGATGAATATTTTGCAAGTGCTTCTCTAAATGAAGGTAATCCTTTTGCATTTCCGTATCTTAAAAATCCTTTATCAAAAACTTCTTCAAGAGCTTTTTTAACAATTTGAGGAGGGGGAAAATCTGGCTCACCTACTTCCATGTGGATAATTTTTTTCCCGTCACGTTCCATTGCTTTAGCCTTATGGAAAATTGATAGATGTGTTTGTTTACTATCTGATTGTACTTTAATCGATTCATTAAGTAAAAAATTTAAAAATTTTGTTGCAATTGATTCATCAAATTTTAATTCGTTACATAGTGTGATTATTTTTGAACGAAGATTATCTTCACGAGTTTCATCAGTTACTCCTTTTCCTATGTTTTTTTTAATTTCTCCAATCTCTTTAGAAATGTCTGTTCGCATTTTTAGCATCTTGATCATTTCTATCGTGATCTCGTCGATTTTATTCCGAAGTTGGTTGATGTCTGACATATCGTTACAATACAGGTTTGATTGCCCCAGCTAAAAGAGCATGATCTGCCAAAGTTAGAGCAACTAACGAATCTACTACTGGGGGGGCTCTAGGAACTACACATGGATCGTGCCTTCCTTTTACTTGCAGTATGGTATCTTTTTTGGTTTTGATGTCCACAGTACTTTGTTTTTGTGCTATCGACGATGCAGGTTTGAATGCAATTCTGATTGTTATTGGCATGCCATTTGATATTCCGCCTAAAATTCCTCCTGAATTGTTTGTTTTTGTAATTATTTTTCCTTTTTTTATTGTGTACAAGTCATTATTTTCTGAACCAAATAGTTCTGAGCCTTCAAATCCTGAACCAAATTCTACTCCTTTAACGGATGGGATTGAAAATATTGCTTTACTTAAATCTGATTCTAATGATCCGAAGATAGGTTCCCCAATTCCAACTGGTACATTTGTTGTAATTGATTCTATTATCCCTCCAAGAGAATCTCCTTTTTTTCTTGCATCTAGTATTGATTCTCTCATTTTTTTTGCAGTTTTTTCTTCAGGGCATCTTACCTCATTTTTATAAATTGAATTAATCCTTTTTTCATCAAATTTATTTTCCATTTTTATTTTTCCAATCTGTGCTGTAAATGAATTTGTTTCAACACCTAGTGTAACTTTTAATAATTTTCTTGCAATCGCTCCTCCCATTACGTGAGTGGCAGTTAATCGTCCAGAAAATCTACCTCCTCCCCTATGATCATTAAAATGATTATATTTTACCATGGCTGGATAATCTGAATGTCCAGGTCTGAGTTTTGTTTTCAAATTTTCATAATCTTTTGATTTCTGATCACTGTTCCAAACTATCATTGTAATTGGTGCACCTGTAGTGTATCCTCTAAACACTCCTGAAATAATTTCTACAATATCTCCTTCTTTTCGCTGTGTAGAAATTAGTGATTGTCCAGGTTTTCTAAGATCTAACATCTGTTGAATTTCTTTTTCATCAATTTCTAATCCTGCAGGGCATCCGTCTAAAACAGCTCCTATGGATTTTCCATGACTTTCACCAAAACTGGTTAAAACAAGACGCTGACCAATTGAACTTCCCGGCAACATATTGTGATAGTAAATTGATGCTTATAATTCCTCATTATGAAAAAACACAAAAATTTTCTTTAATTGAGCCAATTTTGTATCAATTTACATATGTTTAAAAATTATACATTTTCTTTAAAATAATTATAATTATTACAATTAATACTTAAATATCAAAATAATGTATATCATACGTGCAAAAACGTGTAAAATCTAACAAATGATTTGCGCGGCTCTGCGAAAAATGCATGTTATCTTCGTAAAAACGAAGTGAGTGAGGAGAATGCTTTTCACTCTATACAGGGTCGCGCCTTTTACCTTCTTTTGATAATTTTTTTAAAATTTTACTCTATTGTGATTTTTGCCCCTAATTTGCTCATTTCACTGACAAAATTAGGATATGACACTGATACTGATTCATAATCTGTTACGACACAATTACTAACATACATTCCAGCAATACAAAATGCCATAAATAACCTATGATCATTTTCGGAATTTAATACTGCTCCTCTTAATTCATTTGATGACTCTAAAATTAAACCGTCTTCTTTCTCTTGTACTTTAATTCCTATTTTAACTAGTTCTCTAGATAGTATGGAAATTCTATCTGTTTCTTTTAATCGTGCATGTTTTACATTTATGATTTCAATTGGGTTTGTTGTTTTTAGTGCTAGAATTGCTAACGGTGGAAGCAAGTCTGGCGAATTGTTTAAATCAAATCTTCCTCCACTAAGTTTCTCTGGTGTTTTAATTGTGATGTCCTCTTCTGTTATGGTGATTTCTACTCCCATCTGTTCTAAAATATCGATAAACACTTCATCCCCCTGAGGTAGGTTTCCAATTTTGCCATGGATTACAACATTTTCTCCATTTAATACTGCAGCTGAAAGCAGTAATGCTAAACTTGAAAAATCAATTGGTACTGTAAATACCGATGGCTTGTATAATTGGGATGAAATGTTGTATTTTTTATATGGAATTAATGTTTGTACTGTGACCCCAAAGTTTCTCATTGTTGCAATAGTTGCATCTAGATATGGTTTTGAAACTAAATTTCCATCTATGTTTAAGTTAATTCCTTTTTCAGTTAATGGTGCACAAATTAGCAGTGCTGATACAAATTGACTCGAAAAATTTCCAGGAATTGAAATATCCCCACCTGAAATTCTTCCTGTAATTTTAATCGGTGGCATTCCATTTGTTGAAGTACATTTTGCTCCTATACTTTTTAATGCATCAAGTAATGGCTGCATTGGTCTTTTTTGAAGACTAGAATCTCCCGTCAATGTAATCTCATTGGTAAATAATCCTGCAATTCCTGATGCAATCCTTATGGTGGTTCCTGAGTTTTTTGCATCGATTTCAGGTACATTTATGTCAAATTTTATTGGTTTTCTGACAATTATTGACGACTCTGACTCTTCAATTTCAGCCCCAAATTTCTTACATGTGTCGATTGTTGCTATAGTGTCATCTGAAAACAACACATTGTCTATTTTACTATCATTACCTGCAAGTGCAGCGAGAAAAATCGCTCTATGTGAATAACTCTTATTTGCAGGGCATGTGATGTGGCCTGTTATTTTTGATTTTTCTACCTTACAATTCATGAACTTCTGCCTTTTTGTTATTGATTTTTGATACTATTACATTCCCTTCTGATGATGAAAATACTTTTTTTATGTTTGATTCATTTTCCTTTTTTGTTATAGCTGCAATTGCAGGACCGTTTCCTGAAACTGATGCTCCAAGCGCTCCTTTCTCCAATAAATTTATTATTGTTTTTGGATCTGAATTTAATATCGTAGCTGTAGCTAATCCATTAATATTCATTGCATTCCAATAATCTGATTTCTTTGCCAACTCCCATGCACCATTAAATACGTCTGAAAGAATTTTTAGATTTTTTAAATTTCCTCGTTTTCTGTTTTTAGGAATAAATATTACTGCAATTAAATTTGCAGGTGCTTTTTCTGAATGAATTCTATTTTTTTTAAAATTATCCGTTACGTTAAATCCTCCATAATAGCATGAACATGCATCATCATATGCTCCAGTTATACTTACTTTGGATTCCAATGATGCATCAACTCCTGCAAGTAAAATTTGTTTATCTGTTAATTTTGGTTTGAATATTTTTGCGCATCCAAGAGCAACTGCTGACGAAATTGCACTTGAACTTTTTAATCCGTATCCTGTAGGTATTTCTGAGTTTAGTGTAACATCAATCTTGTTTTCCTCGATCTCTTTTTTTGAAAGTATTTTTTCTATGGTCTTATTGATCAATCTTGAACTTAGGCTCTTGTTTTCTGATTGAATGAAAATTCCTTTACCTGGGTTGGTCTCAATTATTGCATCTACTTTCAATTCAATACCTAATGTTGCACCCTTGTGGGTAGCAATTGCATTTACAAGTGATATCGCGCCATGCACTGTAGCCATCGCTTTTGCCATTATGCTCCTCCTAACAATGCTCTTTTCATGGCATTATAAGGTGCTTCTACACCATGCCATATTTGAAACGCTCTAGATGCTTGACCCAATAGCATCTCATAGCCATAAATTATAATGGCATCTTTTTCTTTTGCCTTTTTTATAAAATCTGTGTTTATTGGAGAATATACTATATCGTACACAATTGTTTTTGAATTAATTCCATCAAGCGAAATAATACTTGGTTCATTTTTCAATCCTACTGATGTTGCATTTACAATCACATCATAATTTTTTGCTGTATCTCCTATCTCGTCTATTCTAATCGCATTTGCTTTTAATCCAATTTTATTTGAAAACTCTGAGACCTTATTTGCATTCTCTAAAGATCTGTTTGCTATGGTGACACTTTTTGCATGTTCTTTTGCAAATCCTGCTACGATGGCTCTTGCAGCTCCGCCTGCTCCTAATAACAACACTTTCAAATCTCTTGTGTTTAAATTTCTTTTTTTAAATGGTTCTAAAAATCCGTCCATATCTGTATTGTATCCTTTTAAAATTCCATTATCGTTTGTAACTGTATTTACTGCACCTATAATGCTGCAAGACTCGTCTAATTTATTCAAGTATTTCATCATTTCCACTTTATGTGGAATTGTAACATTAAATCCGTCTATCTTAATTTTTTTAAGTGATTCTATTCCTTCTTCTAATTCGTCTTTTGCTATTTTATATGCAATATATGAGCAATCCAAATTCAATTCTCTAAATGCTGCACTGTGAATATTTGGTGATAATGAATGATCAATTGGATCTCCAATAACTGCAAATGTTTTTGACATCTTATTTTCTAGATTACTATGATTGATTTAAACTCTCAACTATGTATAAAATATCTTTTTGATTATGCGTTTTTTATAAATTCTAAAATTACGTTATCTATTTGATTGTACTGGACATTTAGTTCATCTTTAGGCCGATGATTTTTTTTACTTCGTCCACACTGAATTGCCCTGGTGCTATTGGCTTACCAAGTGATACGTAGGTGTATGGACTTCCTAGATATAGGCATAAAATTCTTGATAATCTTCCATTATCTCCCATCGCAAACGCTATCAAACTATTTTTCTTATTTTGGCTATAGAGTTGAAGTGTTGTAGTTGAATCTTTAGCTGATCTGGCTGTAGTGACAATTTTTACATTATTTGAAAACTTGCTCATCTGATTCATTTTGTTTTTTAACTCAGAAAATTTTGGAGTTTTTTTAAAATCATGCCATGAAATAAGTAATCTTGTCTTTGTTGATTTGAGATATTTTGCCAATTCTTTATTTTTTTTAATTGTATTAAATTCAACATCTAGTAAAAATGGACTATATTCTGCAATTAATTTTAATATTGCAACTCTTTCTTTTTCACTCCCTTCAAATTTTCCTCCTTCTGATTTTGGTCTAAGTGTGCATACTACTTTTTTTAAATCGTTTTTTATGTTTTCTAATGTTTCTGGTATCTCTTCCATTTTTAAAAAATCAAATCTTACTTCTGCATAGTTTGATTTTTTTAGTGCTTGTTTTAGATTGTTTTTAATCTTATTTGATGAATTTTCTGCAATTGTTACACAAGTTTTGTATTTCATTTTCACTTTTCTAAAATATATTCATCTGATACTTCCATTCCAAAATGTCTACCTGTTGCAGATTTTGCATGAACCATTACTGAGTCTCCTTTCTTGAGATGAGTCACTGATACAAGTTGACCATTTGGTTTTACAAAGCGAATTGTTTCTGCATCTTGTGCAATTATCCCTCCAATCTCTCCACCTACAGATGCTTTGATCATCAACATTGGGCGTCTCTCTATTTTTGATCTTCCGACAGTAGCTCTTCTTGCTTTACCTTTAGAATTTATTATTAATACTTCAGAACCTGTTTCTACTTCTGAAAGATAGTTTGTAGTGCCATCAGGAGATAGCGTATAGCAATGCACTGCTCCAGCGTTTACTCTGAATGGTCTTGGTGATGTAAATGATGAACCTACTGATTCATTATGAACCAGAAATAGAAAATTTGATCTGCTTCCAATGAGCATTCCCTCTCCTTTATGTAACATAGATGCTGTATCCACACAAACTCTCTCGCCATCTCCTACCTCTTTAATCTCAATAATTTTTGCAGATTTCAAATCAAAACTTCTGGTTCCTAAATATACCATAGCTTCTCTAACTTCGTTAATTGAACCTGTATTGAAAATAACCCCGTCTACTCCAACTTCAAGTATTGAAAACATCTTTCTTACTTCCTCAGGTGTATCTGCCATGGCAAAAATTTTTGTATTGATTTTGTGAAGTTTTGCAATTATGTTTTCAAGTGGGATGATCTTCCAGTCTTT encodes the following:
- the aroC gene encoding chorismate synthase, producing the protein MLPGSSIGQRLVLTSFGESHGKSIGAVLDGCPAGLEIDEKEIQQMLDLRKPGQSLISTQRKEGDIVEIISGVFRGYTTGAPITMIVWNSDQKSKDYENLKTKLRPGHSDYPAMVKYNHFNDHRGGGRFSGRLTATHVMGGAIARKLLKVTLGVETNSFTAQIGKIKMENKFDEKRINSIYKNEVRCPEEKTAKKMRESILDARKKGDSLGGIIESITTNVPVGIGEPIFGSLESDLSKAIFSIPSVKGVEFGSGFEGSELFGSENNDLYTIKKGKIITKTNNSGGILGGISNGMPITIRIAFKPASSIAQKQSTVDIKTKKDTILQVKGRHDPCVVPRAPPVVDSLVALTLADHALLAGAIKPVL
- a CDS encoding shikimate kinase; translation: MAKAMATVHGAISLVNAIATHKGATLGIELKVDAIIETNPGKGIFIQSENKSLSSRLINKTIEKILSKKEIEENKIDVTLNSEIPTGYGLKSSSAISSAVALGCAKIFKPKLTDKQILLAGVDASLESKVSITGAYDDACSCYYGGFNVTDNFKKNRIHSEKAPANLIAVIFIPKNRKRGNLKNLKILSDVFNGAWELAKKSDYWNAMNINGLATATILNSDPKTIINLLEKGALGASVSGNGPAIAAITKKENESNIKKVFSSSEGNVIVSKINNKKAEVHEL
- the aroE gene encoding shikimate dehydrogenase — encoded protein: MSKTFAVIGDPIDHSLSPNIHSAAFRELNLDCSYIAYKIAKDELEEGIESLKKIKIDGFNVTIPHKVEMMKYLNKLDESCSIIGAVNTVTNDNGILKGYNTDMDGFLEPFKKRNLNTRDLKVLLLGAGGAARAIVAGFAKEHAKSVTIANRSLENANKVSEFSNKIGLKANAIRIDEIGDTAKNYDVIVNATSVGLKNEPSIISLDGINSKTIVYDIVYSPINTDFIKKAKEKDAIIIYGYEMLLGQASRAFQIWHGVEAPYNAMKRALLGGA
- a CDS encoding 3-dehydroquinate synthase II translates to MSKIRELIISPKVPQAQLAKFLPQIEEEGIKTVYLDPKKLNAKKTKLDTVYPSPAANYIVIEKDGSAKPKGKKIGRKFEVLSNKDIENILTVAKKGLDFVIVEVKDWKIIPLENIIAKLHKINTKIFAMADTPEEVRKMFSILEVGVDGVIFNTGSINEVREAMVYLGTRSFDLKSAKIIEIKEVGDGERVCVDTASMLHKGEGMLIGSRSNFLFLVHNESVGSSFTSPRPFRVNAGAVHCYTLSPDGTTNYLSEVETGSEVLIINSKGKARRATVGRSKIERRPMLMIKASVGGEIGGIIAQDAETIRFVKPNGQLVSVTHLKKGDSVMVHAKSATGRHFGMEVSDEYILEK
- a CDS encoding aminotransferase class I/II-fold pyridoxal phosphate-dependent enzyme, which gives rise to MSDINQLRNKIDEITIEMIKMLKMRTDISKEIGEIKKNIGKGVTDETREDNLRSKIITLCNELKFDESIATKFLNFLLNESIKVQSDSKQTHLSIFHKAKAMERDGKKIIHMEVGEPDFPPPQIVKKALEEVFDKGFLRYGNAKGLPSFREALAKYSSEKFGVVVSQDNIMVSPGARFSIYTAISTLLNPGDELIVIEPSWPAYKECALNSGIKVRTITTTLEGKWEPTIEQIQKVINNNTKMIILNYPNNPTGKILPEELQDEIVRIAIKNNLYILSDEIYSQYAYKKWKSILCYNYDKSIITQSFSKSHAMTGFRIGYAISRPEIIEKLSKLEALCLTNVSEPIQYIAMKALEADISDNTNTVQTRLNVLVEKAKKMSLDFVTPDGAMYLFARINQDGFNGVQFANSLLEKGLAVAPGEGFGEFKNFIRLSACQDEKILMEGMNILGNMLRDKQ
- the aroD gene encoding type I 3-dehydroquinate dehydratase yields the protein MKYKTCVTIAENSSNKIKNNLKQALKKSNYAEVRFDFLKMEEIPETLENIKNDLKKVVCTLRPKSEGGKFEGSEKERVAILKLIAEYSPFLLDVEFNTIKKNKELAKYLKSTKTRLLISWHDFKKTPKFSELKNKMNQMSKFSNNVKIVTTARSAKDSTTTLQLYSQNKKNSLIAFAMGDNGRLSRILCLYLGSPYTYVSLGKPIAPGQFSVDEVKKIIGLKMN
- the aroA gene encoding 3-phosphoshikimate 1-carboxyvinyltransferase: MNCKVEKSKITGHITCPANKSYSHRAIFLAALAGNDSKIDNVLFSDDTIATIDTCKKFGAEIEESESSIIVRKPIKFDINVPEIDAKNSGTTIRIASGIAGLFTNEITLTGDSSLQKRPMQPLLDALKSIGAKCTSTNGMPPIKITGRISGGDISIPGNFSSQFVSALLICAPLTEKGINLNIDGNLVSKPYLDATIATMRNFGVTVQTLIPYKKYNISSQLYKPSVFTVPIDFSSLALLLSAAVLNGENVVIHGKIGNLPQGDEVFIDILEQMGVEITITEEDITIKTPEKLSGGRFDLNNSPDLLPPLAILALKTTNPIEIINVKHARLKETDRISILSRELVKIGIKVQEKEDGLILESSNELRGAVLNSENDHRLFMAFCIAGMYVSNCVVTDYESVSVSYPNFVSEMSKLGAKITIE